One region of Cytobacillus sp. IB215665 genomic DNA includes:
- a CDS encoding DUF3813 domain-containing protein: MGNQLFQQAREAVQLAEQAAQSEDAVSAAKNALSSAYANSTIAEKKQLRELQNRLDNLQH; the protein is encoded by the coding sequence ATGGGAAATCAATTGTTTCAACAAGCTCGAGAAGCAGTTCAATTAGCTGAACAGGCTGCTCAATCTGAAGATGCCGTATCAGCGGCAAAAAATGCATTGTCCTCAGCATATGCAAACTCAACGATTGCCGAAAAAAAGCAGTTAAGAGAGCTTCAAAATAGGTTAGACAATTTACAACATTAA
- a CDS encoding YitT family protein, with translation MHEVKKFVIVILGALLNALALNFFLIPANIYAGGFAGLSQLLSSITGQFTPFQISTGIFLFLLNVPVAILGWKKVGKRFTLYSFLSVVSMSFFLQILPIVHVSEDILLNAVFGGVIQAVGIGFTLKYGASTGGLDIITLVLSKINDRPIGVYFFSLNAVIIITTGSLYGWEYALYTLVTLYVATRVIDSIHTRHEKLTAMIITKKADELKEAIHSKLVRGITTVPAKGGFSNESQEMMIIVITRYELYDLERIIKKVDENAFTNIVQTAGIFGLFRKE, from the coding sequence ATGCATGAAGTAAAAAAGTTTGTAATAGTCATCTTAGGTGCATTATTAAATGCATTAGCACTTAATTTCTTTTTAATTCCTGCCAATATTTATGCTGGAGGCTTTGCAGGTCTTTCGCAGTTACTATCGAGCATTACTGGACAATTCACACCATTTCAAATATCAACAGGTATTTTTCTGTTCTTACTAAATGTGCCAGTTGCGATCCTAGGTTGGAAAAAAGTAGGGAAAAGGTTTACCCTGTATAGTTTTTTAAGTGTCGTATCGATGTCATTCTTTCTTCAAATATTACCTATCGTTCATGTTTCTGAAGATATTTTATTGAATGCAGTTTTTGGTGGAGTCATTCAAGCAGTAGGAATTGGTTTCACATTGAAATATGGCGCTTCTACAGGTGGTCTTGATATAATCACGCTAGTTTTATCTAAAATCAATGATCGCCCTATTGGTGTATATTTCTTCTCATTAAATGCCGTAATCATTATAACAACCGGTTCTTTATATGGTTGGGAATACGCACTATATACGTTAGTGACCTTATATGTAGCGACAAGAGTGATTGATTCAATACATACTAGACATGAAAAACTAACAGCGATGATCATTACAAAAAAAGCAGATGAGCTAAAAGAGGCAATTCACTCAAAGCTAGTGAGGGGAATTACGACAGTACCTGCAAAGGGTGGCTTTTCAAATGAAAGTCAAGAAATGATGATTATCGTAATCACGAGGTATGAATTGTATGATTTAGAAAGAATCATCAAAAAGGTCGACGAGAATGCATTTACTAATATTGTTCAAACAGCAGGTATCTTTGGCTTATTTCGAAAAGAATAA
- a CDS encoding DegV family protein encodes MNTNIIADSGSDLPLDFYRNSNVDLVPLCVNVDGTEYEDLLSIKPKQVYDAMRQGKVAKTSQAKPSELRKLFLNLAKQQKSSIYIAFSSELSGTYQTAMLMREQVLEEYPNFELTIIDSKCASLGYGLIVEKAVELSKTLAYQDLIEAIQFHCKHMEHIFTVDNLEYLARGGRVSRTSAFVGGLLNIKPLLHVEDGKLIPLEKIRGNKKVIKRMIDLMRERGVDLSTQTIGISHGDNEEGALLLQEKIKDEFGCDQFLINTIGCAIGAHAGPGTLALFFLNDKYS; translated from the coding sequence ATGAATACAAATATTATTGCAGACAGCGGCAGTGACTTACCGCTTGATTTTTATCGGAATTCAAATGTAGATTTAGTTCCTTTATGTGTTAATGTTGATGGCACAGAATACGAAGATTTACTCTCTATCAAACCTAAGCAAGTATATGATGCGATGCGACAAGGAAAGGTAGCAAAAACATCACAAGCCAAGCCTAGCGAGCTAAGAAAACTATTCTTAAACTTAGCAAAACAGCAGAAATCATCAATTTATATCGCTTTTTCTTCTGAGCTGTCCGGCACATATCAAACAGCAATGTTAATGAGAGAGCAAGTTTTAGAAGAATACCCAAACTTTGAACTTACAATTATTGATTCAAAATGTGCTTCTTTAGGATACGGATTAATTGTAGAAAAGGCTGTAGAGCTATCAAAAACACTAGCATATCAAGATCTCATCGAAGCTATCCAGTTCCACTGTAAGCATATGGAACACATATTTACAGTTGATAACTTAGAATATTTGGCTCGCGGAGGAAGAGTTAGTAGAACCTCTGCTTTTGTAGGAGGTTTACTAAATATTAAGCCTTTATTGCATGTTGAGGATGGAAAGCTAATTCCATTAGAAAAAATTAGAGGTAACAAAAAAGTGATCAAACGTATGATTGATCTTATGAGAGAACGAGGAGTTGATTTATCAACTCAAACGATCGGTATCAGTCACGGAGATAATGAAGAGGGAGCACTATTGTTACAAGAAAAAATTAAAGATGAGTTTGGCTGCGATCAATTTTTAATCAATACAATAGGCTGTGCGATTGGAGCACATGCTGGACCAGGGACACTAGCGTTATTTTTCTTGAATGATAAGTATAGTTAA
- a CDS encoding DUF3941 domain-containing protein: MPHTSDNDKKAKDNNALHHKQNLQKEQNRKRGERQYSQDTDHK; encoded by the coding sequence ATGCCGCATACGAGTGATAATGACAAAAAAGCAAAAGATAATAATGCACTGCACCACAAACAAAATTTACAAAAAGAACAAAACCGTAAACGTGGTGAACGCCAATATTCACAGGATACAGATCATAAATAA
- a CDS encoding ammonium transporter, which yields MKRTALLTLIISLFMSSVAFAEGPTTTALQSSMDMMWIMVAALLVFFMHAGFAMVESGFTRSKNALNILMKNMLTISIASVLYFLVGYGIMFGSSAGGFIGTSGFALNGHEADVGFFLFQAVFSATCATIISGAVAERIKLSSYLLITILMTGFIYPVVGHWIWNGGWLAELGFVDFAGSTVVHLTGALGAVVAVFFLGARIGKYSEGKVNVIPGHNIPLGALGVFILWFGWFGFNGGSTLAADPELIPHVVTTTLLSASCGVLASAFYTNLRYKRIDASLTLNGALAGLVGITAGTANVSLVGAIIIGLVSGIILVEAVQFIDRKLKLDDPVGAIAVHGVAGIWGTLAVGFFDTQAGLVYGGGVQLLGIQALGITAVIVWTVATLGVALFIMTRLGSIRVSREEEIGGLDFAEHGSTAYELREGILSDQHNPVSPEFGSGLIERLNQAGSASSKATG from the coding sequence ATGAAAAGAACAGCACTTTTAACACTTATTATTAGTTTATTCATGTCGTCTGTTGCTTTTGCTGAAGGTCCAACCACAACTGCATTACAATCATCGATGGATATGATGTGGATCATGGTTGCAGCGTTGCTCGTATTCTTTATGCATGCTGGTTTCGCAATGGTAGAAAGTGGATTTACACGTTCTAAAAATGCATTAAATATATTAATGAAGAACATGTTGACGATTTCAATCGCATCAGTGCTTTATTTTTTAGTTGGATATGGAATTATGTTCGGATCAAGTGCAGGTGGATTTATCGGTACTAGTGGATTTGCCTTAAATGGTCATGAGGCTGACGTTGGATTCTTCTTATTCCAGGCAGTTTTCTCAGCAACATGTGCAACGATTATTTCAGGAGCTGTAGCAGAAAGAATTAAGTTATCTAGCTATTTATTAATTACGATTTTAATGACTGGTTTTATTTATCCTGTAGTTGGACATTGGATTTGGAATGGCGGATGGTTAGCTGAATTAGGTTTCGTTGATTTTGCAGGATCAACAGTTGTTCATTTAACAGGTGCACTTGGTGCAGTAGTTGCAGTATTCTTCCTTGGTGCAAGAATTGGCAAATACTCTGAGGGTAAAGTAAATGTCATTCCTGGTCATAATATCCCACTAGGGGCACTAGGTGTATTCATTTTATGGTTTGGTTGGTTTGGTTTTAACGGAGGAAGTACTTTAGCAGCTGATCCAGAATTAATCCCTCATGTTGTAACAACTACCTTACTATCAGCGTCGTGCGGTGTTCTAGCATCTGCATTTTACACAAACTTACGCTATAAAAGAATTGATGCTTCATTAACTTTAAATGGTGCTTTAGCTGGATTAGTAGGGATTACAGCTGGTACTGCAAACGTTTCTTTAGTTGGTGCAATCATTATTGGACTAGTGTCAGGTATCATCTTAGTTGAAGCAGTACAATTTATTGATCGTAAGTTGAAGCTTGATGATCCAGTAGGTGCAATCGCAGTTCATGGAGTTGCTGGAATTTGGGGAACATTAGCAGTTGGCTTCTTCGATACTCAAGCAGGATTAGTTTACGGTGGTGGAGTTCAATTACTTGGTATTCAAGCCTTAGGAATTACAGCAGTAATTGTATGGACCGTTGCTACATTAGGTGTTGCACTATTCATTATGACTCGTCTTGGATCAATTAGAGTATCTCGTGAAGAAGAGATCGGCGGTTTAGATTTTGCTGAGCATGGTTCAACAGCTTACGAGTTACGAGAAGGTATTTTATCAGATCAACATAATCCTGTTTCTCCTGAATTTGGTTCTGGATTAATTGAAAGATTAAATCAAGCTGGTTCAGCAAGTAGTAAAGCAACTGGTTGA
- a CDS encoding P-II family nitrogen regulator — translation MKKVEAIFRPEHFQDLRNKLETIGVNGLTVSEVAGCGKQKGQKGVFRGSKFEITLVPKIKVEMVVENEKVDEIINIIQSICRTNSVGDGKIFIIPIENAVRIRTGETGKQAIL, via the coding sequence TTGAAAAAAGTTGAAGCGATCTTTCGTCCTGAACACTTTCAGGATCTACGCAATAAATTAGAAACTATCGGTGTCAATGGACTTACTGTTTCAGAGGTTGCAGGATGTGGTAAGCAAAAAGGTCAAAAAGGGGTATTTAGGGGAAGTAAATTCGAGATCACATTAGTACCAAAAATTAAAGTAGAAATGGTCGTTGAAAACGAGAAGGTAGACGAAATCATTAACATCATTCAATCGATATGTCGAACGAACAGTGTAGGGGATGGGAAAATTTTTATCATACCAATCGAAAATGCTGTTAGGATTCGTACAGGTGAAACTGGAAAGCAAGCAATACTATAA